A single genomic interval of Dromiciops gliroides isolate mDroGli1 chromosome 1, mDroGli1.pri, whole genome shotgun sequence harbors:
- the SNX8 gene encoding sorting nexin-8 — translation MTGREMDRQLPAEAAAATAADLATADSPKPQVTEPREPDSFRMQMPQGNPLLLSHTLQELLARDTVQVELIPEKKGLFLKHVEYEVSSLRFKSSVYRRYNDFVVFHEILLQKFPYRMVPALPPKRMLGADREFIETRRRALKRFINLVARHPPFSEDVVLKLFLSFSGSDVQNKLKESVQSVGDEFMIFKLATRAKDFLPADIQAQFAASRELIRNIYNSFYKLRDRAERIASRAIDNAADLLIFGKELSALGSDTTPLPSWATMNNSTWGTLKQALKGLSVEFALLADKAAQQGKQEENDVVEKLNLFLDLLQSYKDLCERHEKGVLHKHQRALHKYSMMKKQMMSATVQNREPESVEQLESRIVEQENAIQTMELRNYFSLYCLHQETQLIHVYLPLTSHILGAFVNSQIQGHKEMSKVWNELKPKLSCLFAGPNNMPTPPRSPQEGDVFSH, via the exons ATGACCGGCCGCGAGATGGACCGGCAGCTTCCCGCTGAGGCGGCGGCTGCTACGGCTGCGGACCTCGCGACGGCAG ACTCACCAAAGCCTCAGGTAACCGAGCCCAGGGAGCCAGATTCATTTCGAATGCAGATGCCTCAAGGGAACCCGTTACTGCTCTCTCACACCCTCCAGGAGCTGCTGGCTAGGGACACTGTGCAGGTGGAGCTTATTCCTGAGAAGAAGGGCCTCTTCTTGAAACACGTGGAGTATGAAGTTTCAAGCCTG cGCTTCAAGTCTTCCGTGTACAGAAGGTACAATGACTTTGTGGTCTTCCATGAGATACTGCTACAGAAGTTCCCCTATCGAATGGTGCCGGCACTTCCACCCAAGAGAATGCTGGGAG CTGACAGAGAGTTCATTGAGACCAGACGGAGAGCTTTGAAACGCTTCATTAACCTAGTGGCCCGGCATCCCCCTTTCTCAGAGGATGTGGTCCTGAAGCTGTTCCTCTCATTCAGTGGCTCG gaTGTGCAGAATAAACTGAAGGAATCAGTCCAGAGTGTTGGAGATGAATTCATGATTTTTAAACTGGCTACTCGAGCCAAG GACTTCCTCCCAGCTGACATTCAGGCACAATTTGCTGCCAGTCGAGAACTGATCAGAAATATCTATAATAGCTTCTATAAGCTTAGAGATCGGGCTGAGAGGATTGCATCCCGAGCCATTGACAATGCTGCTGACCTCCTCATATTTGGGAAAGAATTAAG tgcTTTAGGATCTGACACAACACCACTTCCCTCCTGGGCCACAATGAATAATAGCACATGGGGGACCCTAAAACAGGCCTTAAAAGGCCTTTCTGTTGAATTTGCACTGCTAGCTGATAAAGCTGCACAACAG GGTAAACAGGAAGAGAATGATGTGGTGGAGAAGTTGAATCTCTTCTTGGATTTGCTCCAGTCCTATAAA GATCTCTGTGAGAGACATGAAAAGGGTGTGCTTCACAAGCACCAGCGAGCATTGCACAAGTACAGCATGATGAAGAAGCAAATGATGAGTGCTACAGTACAGAATCGGGAGCCAGAGAGTGTGGAACAGCTGGAGTCCCGAATTGTGGAG CAAGAAAATGCAATTCAGACAATGGAACTCCGGAATTATTTCTCCTTATACTGCCTACATCAAGAGACCCAGCTTATTCATGTCTACCTGCCTCTTACTTCACACATCTTAGGAGCCTTTGTCAACTCTCAGATACAAGGCCACAAAGAG